A section of the Oryzias latipes chromosome 8, ASM223467v1 genome encodes:
- the txn2 gene encoding thioredoxin, mitochondrial isoform X2: MAHRLLVRRVWTLSVQDIRRLPSSAAAISTSSFSTSLQSPPSRVSLLSPSRTLPRTLHQISRRDVSFNVQDTEDFTERVVNSQLPVLVDFHAQWCGPCKILGPRLEKAVAKQKGRVAMAKVDIDEHTDLAIEYGVSAVPTVIAMRGGDVVDHFVGIKDDDELDSFVSKVIGQ; this comes from the exons ATGGCTCACAGGCTCCTGGTACGTAGGGTCTGGACGTTGTCTGTCCAAGATATCCGCCGCCTCCCGTCGTCCGCCGCCGCCATTTCCACATCCTCCTTCTCAACCTCTCTGCAATCCCCGCCAAGCCGGGTGTCCCTCCTCTCCCCGTCACGCACTCTTCCCCGCACCCTCCATCAGATCTCTCGCAGGGACGTCTCCTTCAATGTCCAGGACACCGAGGATTTCACAGAAAGGGTCGTCAACAGCCAATTGCCCGTGTTGGTGGACTTCCACGCTCA GTGGTGTGGCCCCTGTAAAATCCTTGGACCCAGGTTGGAAAAGGCCGTTGCCAAACAGAAAGGCCGCGTTGCCATGGCGAAAGTCGACATCGACGAGCACACAGACTTGGCCATCGAATATGGA GTTTCCGCTGTTCCAACCGTCATCGCCATGCGAGGAGGCGACGTCGTCGATCATTTTGTTGGGATCAAAGATGACGATGAACTGGACTCTTTTGTCAGCAAAGTCATTGGACAATAA
- the txn2 gene encoding thioredoxin, mitochondrial isoform X1, which produces MFERAKIARDRKNPENRTDLWMAHRLLVRRVWTLSVQDIRRLPSSAAAISTSSFSTSLQSPPSRVSLLSPSRTLPRTLHQISRRDVSFNVQDTEDFTERVVNSQLPVLVDFHAQWCGPCKILGPRLEKAVAKQKGRVAMAKVDIDEHTDLAIEYGVSAVPTVIAMRGGDVVDHFVGIKDDDELDSFVSKVIGQ; this is translated from the exons atgtttgagcGCGCTAAAATCGCACGAGACAGGAAAAATCCTGAAAATCGAACTGACTTGTGG ATGGCTCACAGGCTCCTGGTACGTAGGGTCTGGACGTTGTCTGTCCAAGATATCCGCCGCCTCCCGTCGTCCGCCGCCGCCATTTCCACATCCTCCTTCTCAACCTCTCTGCAATCCCCGCCAAGCCGGGTGTCCCTCCTCTCCCCGTCACGCACTCTTCCCCGCACCCTCCATCAGATCTCTCGCAGGGACGTCTCCTTCAATGTCCAGGACACCGAGGATTTCACAGAAAGGGTCGTCAACAGCCAATTGCCCGTGTTGGTGGACTTCCACGCTCA GTGGTGTGGCCCCTGTAAAATCCTTGGACCCAGGTTGGAAAAGGCCGTTGCCAAACAGAAAGGCCGCGTTGCCATGGCGAAAGTCGACATCGACGAGCACACAGACTTGGCCATCGAATATGGA GTTTCCGCTGTTCCAACCGTCATCGCCATGCGAGGAGGCGACGTCGTCGATCATTTTGTTGGGATCAAAGATGACGATGAACTGGACTCTTTTGTCAGCAAAGTCATTGGACAATAA